A genomic region of Nostoc sp. UHCC 0702 contains the following coding sequences:
- a CDS encoding PEP-CTERM sorting domain-containing protein has product MKSFFALAAAQITTSLALCATSIIAFTNLAQAANLTFDWKGDAGYSASGSFSYDETITPAIISESGAGATKALQSLSVSFFNPSQELIATNNEVVNGVSNNQFFEFNFDTTTGNFFGAFDVGTGSGIGDVFISNVEAPGRIFISPGATFYLYQNITADYSQLLDSSTNRIKVSAVPEPTTVLAILVVGMLGVALGSNRTVCKNR; this is encoded by the coding sequence ATGAAAAGCTTTTTTGCCCTAGCCGCAGCACAGATAACGACTAGTTTGGCACTCTGTGCGACTTCCATCATTGCTTTTACTAATCTGGCTCAAGCTGCTAATTTAACATTTGACTGGAAGGGTGACGCTGGTTATTCGGCTTCTGGCTCGTTCAGCTACGATGAAACCATTACCCCAGCCATAATTTCTGAAAGTGGTGCGGGAGCTACAAAAGCCTTGCAGTCACTATCTGTTTCTTTTTTCAATCCATCACAGGAATTGATTGCAACTAATAACGAAGTTGTTAATGGTGTATCAAACAATCAGTTTTTTGAGTTTAACTTTGACACAACTACAGGCAATTTCTTTGGGGCTTTTGATGTCGGTACTGGTAGTGGTATCGGTGATGTTTTTATCAGCAATGTTGAGGCTCCCGGCCGTATCTTCATCTCTCCGGGAGCGACCTTTTATCTTTACCAAAATATTACAGCAGACTATAGTCAATTACTCGATTCGAGTACGAATCGGATTAAAGTATCTGCGGTTCCTGAACCAACAACTGTTTTGGCAATCCTGGTAGTTGGCATGTTGGGTGTAGCACTCGGCAGTAACAGAACTGTTTGCAAAAACAGATAA
- a CDS encoding alpha/beta hydrolase, protein MKQKIKRAFLDTEDGQILYRIGGEGEPLLLLHMNPRSSDEYRELMPIIAERRLVIAMDLMGFGDSDKPPRMYTIADYAKTAIALLDELGIEKTSIMGNHTGAFVGGEVAASYSDRVEKLILGNVAGFGEGGQAELFRKFEEGFKIQEDGEHLMERWLARSRYVGSAELNHRWVLDDLKCFGHPLYAVWAVGNYCLDAPERFRSIKCPTLIIWGMDDVKEFERLSLAKAGDRYFLSQAIPHGKVVEFAQGTICMMNQIPEEISQVVIDFLNNSE, encoded by the coding sequence ATGAAACAAAAAATTAAACGAGCTTTTTTAGACACAGAAGATGGACAAATTCTTTATCGCATCGGTGGCGAGGGTGAACCGTTGCTGTTGCTGCACATGAACCCCCGCAGTAGTGATGAATATAGAGAACTCATGCCGATCATTGCTGAACGCAGATTAGTCATAGCAATGGATTTGATGGGGTTTGGCGATTCAGATAAACCACCTAGAATGTATACGATCGCCGACTACGCGAAAACGGCGATCGCGCTTTTAGATGAATTAGGTATAGAAAAAACCAGCATTATGGGAAACCATACAGGTGCTTTTGTGGGCGGAGAAGTAGCAGCGAGTTATAGCGATCGCGTTGAAAAACTGATCTTAGGTAATGTAGCTGGTTTTGGTGAAGGAGGACAAGCAGAGCTATTCAGAAAATTTGAGGAAGGTTTTAAAATCCAAGAAGATGGGGAGCATCTCATGGAAAGATGGTTAGCCCGTTCTCGATATGTAGGCTCTGCCGAATTAAATCACCGTTGGGTTTTAGACGATTTAAAATGTTTTGGTCATCCTTTATACGCAGTTTGGGCTGTAGGCAATTACTGCCTAGATGCACCAGAAAGATTTCGTTCCATCAAGTGTCCAACTCTGATTATTTGGGGAATGGATGATGTCAAAGAATTTGAAAGATTGAGTTTAGCAAAAGCTGGCGATCGCTATTTTCTTTCTCAAGCAATTCCTCATGGCAAAGTCGTTGAATTTGCACAAGGAACAATATGCATGATGAATCAGATACCTGAAGAAATATCGCAGGTAGTCATCGACTTTCTGAATAATTCAGAATAG
- a CDS encoding RidA family protein, whose product MEILYEKYHYCPGIQVGNTLYISGQVGRDENLQVVEGVEAQFVQTFENVKKVLSAAGATFDDVVEMITYHVTGVNLGNLQVLPSNTSEQQFTIPHLPLFMQVKDRYFTNNFPTWTGFGITALSTPGLFVEIKCTAILEN is encoded by the coding sequence ATGGAAATCTTATACGAAAAGTATCACTACTGCCCTGGCATTCAGGTGGGCAATACATTATATATTTCAGGACAGGTGGGACGCGATGAAAATTTACAGGTAGTAGAGGGAGTAGAAGCCCAATTTGTCCAGACTTTCGAGAATGTGAAAAAGGTACTTTCAGCAGCAGGAGCAACTTTCGATGATGTGGTAGAGATGATTACCTACCATGTGACAGGGGTGAATCTGGGTAATTTGCAAGTTCTGCCTTCTAATACTTCAGAACAGCAGTTTACAATTCCACACCTGCCACTATTTATGCAAGTAAAAGATCGCTATTTCACTAATAACTTTCCTACTTGGACGGGATTTGGAATAACTGCTTTATCTACACCAGGACTATTTGTAGAGATTAAGTGTACAGCAATCCTAGAAAATTAG
- a CDS encoding histidine--tRNA ligase, whose translation MAKADKINFSTPSGFPEFLPGEKRLEVYLLDTIRRVFESYGFTPIETPAVERLEVLQAKGNQGDNIIYGIDPILPPNRQIEKDKAGETGSEARALKFDQTVPLAAYIARHLNELTFPFARYQTDVVFRGERAKDGRFRQFRQCDIDVVARRELSLLYDAQMPAIITEIFEAVNIGDFLIRINNRKILTGFFQSVGIAETKIKTCISIIDTLEKVGEAKVKHNLEQEGIVAEQTQKIIDFIKIDGTVDEVLDKLKHLAQNLPEAEQFNLGVTELETVIAGVRNLGVAENRFCIDLSIARGLDYYTGTVYETTLLGHEALGSICSGGRYEELVGTFLGEKMPGVGISIGLTRLISRLLKAGILSILPATPAQVMVVNMQEDLMPIYLKVSQNLRQAGINVITSFDKRALGKQFQLADKQGIQFCVIIGSEEAAAQKSSLKDLKTGEQVEVGLANLAEEVKRRLQ comes from the coding sequence ATGGCAAAAGCAGACAAAATTAATTTTTCAACTCCTAGTGGTTTTCCAGAATTTCTTCCTGGCGAAAAACGTCTAGAAGTATATTTACTAGATACCATTCGTAGAGTGTTTGAAAGCTATGGCTTTACACCCATTGAAACCCCAGCAGTAGAACGTTTAGAAGTGCTACAAGCCAAAGGTAATCAAGGCGACAATATCATTTATGGTATTGATCCTATTTTGCCACCAAATCGACAAATAGAAAAGGATAAAGCCGGCGAAACAGGTTCAGAAGCAAGAGCTTTAAAATTTGACCAAACAGTTCCTTTAGCAGCGTATATTGCCCGTCACCTCAATGAATTAACCTTTCCTTTTGCCCGCTATCAAACGGATGTAGTTTTTCGGGGAGAAAGAGCAAAAGATGGACGTTTCCGACAATTTCGCCAATGTGATATTGATGTAGTTGCGCGTCGAGAACTCAGCTTATTGTATGATGCTCAAATGCCCGCAATTATCACTGAGATATTTGAAGCAGTGAATATCGGTGATTTTCTGATTCGCATCAATAATCGTAAAATTCTCACAGGGTTTTTTCAGTCAGTAGGAATTGCCGAAACCAAAATTAAAACCTGTATTAGCATCATCGATACTTTAGAAAAAGTAGGTGAAGCTAAAGTAAAACATAATTTAGAACAAGAAGGTATCGTAGCAGAACAAACTCAAAAAATCATCGATTTTATTAAAATTGATGGCACAGTTGACGAAGTGTTAGATAAACTCAAGCACCTCGCTCAAAATCTACCAGAAGCCGAACAATTTAACTTGGGTGTTACTGAGTTAGAAACAGTAATTGCAGGCGTTCGTAATCTCGGAGTTGCCGAAAATCGTTTTTGTATAGATTTATCCATTGCGCGTGGTCTTGATTACTACACCGGTACTGTTTACGAAACAACTCTATTAGGACACGAAGCCTTGGGAAGTATTTGTTCTGGCGGCAGATATGAAGAATTAGTAGGAACTTTTTTAGGCGAAAAAATGCCTGGGGTGGGCATTTCCATTGGCTTAACTCGCTTAATTAGTCGGTTGCTAAAAGCTGGTATTTTGAGTATCTTGCCTGCCACACCCGCACAGGTAATGGTAGTAAATATGCAAGAGGATTTGATGCCCATTTATTTAAAAGTGTCACAAAATCTGCGTCAGGCTGGAATTAACGTTATAACTAGCTTTGACAAGCGGGCTTTGGGTAAACAATTCCAACTAGCAGACAAACAAGGAATTCAATTCTGTGTAATTATTGGTTCTGAAGAAGCAGCAGCGCAAAAGTCATCGCTGAAAGATTTAAAAACAGGCGAACAAGTAGAAGTAGGATTGGCTAATTTGGCTGAAGAAGTGAAACGGAGGCTGCAATAA
- a CDS encoding DUF3598 family protein — protein MSNIREEMPVLARHEGDWIGTYTLIDTEGKILDKYESHLTCQFPENAPYPYYQINRYKWADGKKEEYEFPGFYSEKNLLFDTNRIKGRAWEADDSTVILHFTYKEQPEMSLYEMILISPCNNYRARTWHWFKNHQLFQRTLIQEERLPS, from the coding sequence ATGTCTAATATCCGCGAAGAAATGCCTGTACTTGCCCGTCATGAAGGAGATTGGATAGGAACATATACATTAATTGATACAGAAGGAAAAATCCTTGATAAGTATGAATCTCATTTAACCTGCCAGTTTCCAGAAAATGCTCCCTATCCCTACTACCAAATCAACCGCTACAAGTGGGCTGATGGTAAAAAAGAAGAGTATGAATTTCCAGGGTTTTATAGCGAAAAAAATCTTTTATTTGATACCAATCGCATTAAAGGTAGAGCTTGGGAAGCAGATGATTCCACCGTTATTTTGCATTTTACATACAAGGAACAACCGGAGATGTCATTATATGAAATGATACTTATTAGCCCTTGTAATAACTACCGCGCTCGTACTTGGCACTGGTTCAAAAACCATCAACTTTTTCAGCGTACTCTCATCCAAGAAGAACGGCTACCCTCATAA
- a CDS encoding tetratricopeptide repeat protein yields the protein MNDEFYNKGLEKAQQKDYAAAIAEFNRALQLTPHFPEAYLQRGLAYYDSGAIHQAVSDYTEALRQKPESVEAYYCRALARVALSNLPGALSDVESAIRLNSNYAAAHSLRGMVRRKQGYIQDAIASFKKAAELYIQQKDKENCRLCLEKIKQLQPPEKPVVQQQISQNAPIISTNAYFTQLLEKAEKGETREAIADLNWVLQADPQDAQAYCCRGVVRCKMGNYREAIADFNQALLLNFQDTVVYRNRGKARSLLGDNQGAIADFNQALQIQPQDALVYVGRGNAYRAMGNYLGAIADYTQALQINPDDAQAYYNRGIAHTFLEEMQQAIADYQRAASIYCEKEDWDNYHQVLNSLQKINTSHPESKHQKYNLLRQRVLRLVGGYWEIAQRLIEQKRDYYPGMTDEWYLQQVIDDLERDRGR from the coding sequence ATGAATGACGAATTTTACAATAAAGGATTAGAAAAAGCACAACAAAAAGACTACGCAGCAGCCATTGCAGAATTTAACCGTGCTTTACAACTGACACCTCACTTTCCTGAAGCTTACTTGCAACGAGGTTTAGCCTATTATGACTCAGGAGCAATCCATCAAGCTGTTTCAGATTATACAGAAGCACTGAGGCAGAAACCTGAGAGTGTCGAAGCATATTATTGTCGTGCATTGGCAAGGGTGGCGCTCTCTAATCTGCCAGGGGCGCTGTCAGATGTGGAAAGCGCTATTCGCCTAAATTCCAATTATGCTGCGGCTCATAGCCTACGGGGAATGGTGCGGCGCAAACAAGGGTATATTCAAGATGCGATCGCTAGCTTTAAAAAAGCGGCAGAATTATACATACAACAAAAAGATAAAGAAAATTGTCGGCTGTGTTTGGAAAAGATTAAACAGCTACAACCACCAGAAAAACCAGTGGTTCAACAACAAATTTCCCAGAATGCGCCCATCATCTCCACAAACGCATATTTCACGCAGTTATTAGAAAAAGCTGAAAAGGGAGAGACGCGGGAGGCAATTGCAGATTTAAACTGGGTATTGCAAGCCGATCCGCAAGACGCTCAAGCTTATTGCTGCCGTGGCGTAGTACGTTGCAAAATGGGGAATTACCGAGAAGCGATCGCTGACTTTAACCAAGCACTACTATTAAACTTTCAGGATACCGTTGTTTATCGCAACCGAGGCAAAGCACGCTCACTTTTAGGGGATAATCAAGGAGCGATCGCTGATTTTAACCAAGCCTTGCAAATCCAACCCCAAGATGCTTTAGTCTATGTTGGCAGAGGCAACGCCTATCGGGCAATGGGTAATTATCTCGGTGCAATTGCTGACTACACCCAAGCTTTGCAAATCAATCCCGATGATGCTCAAGCTTACTACAATCGCGGCATCGCCCATACTTTTTTAGAAGAAATGCAACAAGCTATTGCAGATTATCAGCGAGCAGCTAGTATTTATTGTGAAAAAGAAGATTGGGACAATTACCACCAAGTCTTAAATAGCCTGCAAAAAATCAACACATCTCATCCGGAGTCCAAACATCAAAAGTATAATCTGCTACGTCAGCGAGTGTTGCGATTAGTTGGGGGATATTGGGAAATTGCCCAAAGATTGATTGAACAAAAGCGAGACTATTATCCTGGGATGACAGATGAGTGGTATTTACAACAAGTGATTGATGATTTGGAACGCGATCGCGGCAGATAA
- a CDS encoding response regulator: MKNEPTSASNADVNFLLGGGEMGARMRERDWSKTSLGPTHQWPQSLKTAVRIMLTSRQAMFVWWGEELINLYNDAYKAIIGGKHPEALGQPAEYVWREIWDQIGPRAESAMLKNEGTYDEALLLIMERFGYPEETYYTFSYSPIPNDQGNTGGIICANTEDTQRIIGERQLTLLRELAARTADARTFDEACTLSVSCLETNPYDLPFAMIYLVEPDKQQVFLAGRCGIEQNHVAVPETVAIDADGVWPFAEVIKTHQASLVENLPAYFSNLPCGVWQRSPHQAVAVPIAPSGQTGKAGILIAGLNPFRVFDNNYRGFIELVAAQIAASIANAQAYEEERKRAEALAEIDRAKTVFFSNVSHEFRTPLTLMLGPLEETLINCANLLPPHEREQLEMVQRNGLRLLKLVNTLLDFSRIEAGRIQASYEPTDLAAFTAELASVFRSTVERAGMQLSVNCPPLPAPVYVDREMWEKIVLNLLSNAFKFTLAGEIAVSLQWSNDHVELTVRDTGIGIPAAEIPHLFERFHRVKGALGRTFEGSGIGLSLVQELVRMHGGTVQVTSVLEMGSCFTVSIPTGSAHLSQERISGTRTLASTALGATPYLEEALRWLPKGAGEQGSRGAGGEVIPEDYTYVNSYPASPVSPARILLADDNADMRDYVKRLLSQQYEVEAVGDGLAALSAALGRVPDLVLTDVMMPRLDGFGLLQALRADPQTRKVPIILLSARAGEEARVEGLEAGADDYLIKPFSARELLARVEAALKMARLRQEAMEREQDLRIEAEVAKAHLERVVAGIQDQFFVLDQQWHYTFVNDRVAEVVGKGKEELLGRSIWEVFPDVVATEFDIQVHRALAEQTTVRFEYFYPAWRRWFENRIYPFAEGVSVFVTEISDRKQAENILRENEERFRNMANNAPFMVWVTDTNGHCTFLSQSWYDFTGQTEDTGLAFGWLNAVHPEDSDYTRNVFLLANDRSEPFYLEYRLRRTDGEYRYCMDVGSPWFGVDGKFKGYIGSVIDISERKAAEAQRDRLLQLEQIARAEAEKANRIKDEFLAVLSHELRSPLNPILGWAKLLQTREFKPEAIKNAIATIERNAKLQAQLIEDLLDVSRILQGKVNLNIAAVNLVSVISAALETVHLAAEAKDIQIQTMLDASCEPVLGDSGRLQQVFWNLLSNAVKFTPEKGKIQIQLERIDTQAQITISDTGKGISPDFLPHVFEYFCQADSTTTRKFGGLGLGLAIVRHLVELHGGRVWAESPGEQQGATFTVRLPLIKRELTTTKDINTDLNTLPTTEILTGIHILVVDDDADTRDFHTFVLEQFGANVTAVASAKDALEALVQTQPDVLLSDIGMPEVDGYMLMHQIKALQAGQGKLIPAIALTAYAGETNIEQAMKAGFQMHLSKPIEPDDLVTAITTLIGRS; encoded by the coding sequence ATGAAGAACGAGCCAACCTCAGCAAGCAACGCTGATGTAAATTTCCTTCTCGGCGGCGGTGAAATGGGTGCGCGAATGCGGGAACGGGACTGGTCGAAAACCTCTCTTGGCCCGACACACCAGTGGCCCCAGAGTTTGAAAACTGCCGTGCGGATTATGCTCACCTCCCGTCAAGCAATGTTTGTTTGGTGGGGCGAAGAACTGATAAACCTTTATAATGACGCTTACAAGGCGATTATTGGCGGTAAACATCCAGAAGCACTCGGGCAGCCTGCTGAATATGTGTGGCGGGAGATATGGGATCAGATAGGGCCGCGCGCAGAATCAGCGATGCTGAAGAATGAGGGGACTTACGACGAAGCACTGCTGTTGATTATGGAGCGCTTTGGCTACCCGGAGGAAACTTATTATACATTTTCATATAGCCCGATTCCTAATGACCAAGGCAACACAGGCGGGATTATCTGCGCGAACACAGAGGACACCCAACGGATCATCGGTGAACGTCAGTTGACACTGTTGCGAGAACTGGCGGCTAGGACGGCAGACGCGCGGACATTCGATGAAGCCTGTACGCTGAGTGTGAGTTGTTTGGAAACCAACCCTTACGATTTACCCTTTGCCATGATTTATCTGGTTGAGCCGGATAAACAGCAGGTTTTTCTGGCTGGAAGGTGTGGGATCGAGCAAAACCATGTAGCAGTCCCTGAAACAGTCGCTATTGATGCTGATGGAGTTTGGCCCTTTGCCGAAGTCATCAAAACGCATCAGGCCAGTTTGGTTGAAAATTTGCCAGCGTATTTTAGTAATCTACCTTGTGGTGTTTGGCAGCGATCGCCCCATCAAGCTGTGGCTGTACCCATTGCACCATCCGGTCAGACGGGAAAAGCTGGTATATTAATAGCTGGTTTGAACCCGTTTCGGGTCTTCGACAACAACTATAGAGGATTCATCGAACTGGTTGCGGCACAAATCGCAGCCAGCATCGCCAATGCTCAAGCTTACGAGGAAGAACGCAAACGTGCCGAAGCGTTAGCAGAAATTGATCGCGCTAAAACCGTGTTTTTCAGCAACGTCAGCCACGAATTCCGTACCCCCCTAACGCTGATGTTGGGGCCACTAGAGGAAACCTTAATTAATTGTGCCAACCTGCTTCCACCCCATGAACGAGAACAATTAGAAATGGTGCAACGTAACGGACTGCGCCTGCTGAAACTGGTAAATACTTTGTTAGATTTCTCGCGTATTGAAGCTGGACGCATTCAAGCATCATACGAACCCACCGACCTTGCGGCTTTCACCGCAGAACTAGCGAGTGTCTTTCGTTCAACGGTAGAACGAGCAGGGATGCAGTTATCAGTCAATTGTCCTCCCCTGCCAGCACCAGTATATGTGGATCGGGAGATGTGGGAAAAGATTGTCCTGAACCTGTTATCCAATGCATTCAAGTTTACCTTGGCAGGAGAAATTGCAGTCAGCTTGCAGTGGTCAAACGACCATGTTGAATTGACAGTACGAGACACAGGTATAGGTATCCCCGCAGCAGAAATCCCTCACTTGTTTGAACGATTCCACCGCGTCAAAGGAGCGCTAGGACGCACTTTTGAAGGCTCAGGAATTGGCTTGTCACTGGTGCAGGAATTGGTGCGAATGCATGGCGGAACAGTCCAAGTGACAAGTGTTCTGGAAATGGGTAGTTGTTTTACTGTGTCAATTCCCACAGGTTCGGCTCATTTATCCCAAGAGCGGATTAGTGGAACTCGCACCTTAGCTTCCACCGCATTAGGCGCGACTCCCTATTTAGAAGAAGCTTTGCGTTGGCTGCCAAAGGGAGCAGGGGAGCAGGGGAGCAGGGGAGCAGGGGGGGAAGTTATTCCAGAAGACTATACATATGTAAATTCTTATCCAGCTTCCCCAGTTTCCCCTGCCCGCATTCTCCTAGCTGACGATAATGCAGATATGCGCGATTATGTCAAGCGACTGCTAAGTCAACAGTATGAGGTGGAAGCTGTAGGGGATGGTTTAGCTGCTTTGTCTGCTGCCCTTGGGCGTGTCCCCGACTTGGTACTGACGGATGTGATGATGCCTCGATTAGATGGCTTTGGGCTGCTGCAAGCATTACGGGCTGATCCGCAGACGAGAAAAGTCCCGATCATCCTGCTATCGGCAAGGGCGGGAGAAGAAGCACGGGTAGAAGGTTTAGAAGCAGGAGCTGATGATTACCTGATTAAACCGTTCTCTGCCCGTGAATTGTTGGCACGGGTAGAGGCAGCTTTAAAAATGGCTCGTCTGCGGCAGGAGGCCATGGAACGTGAGCAAGATTTGCGAATTGAAGCCGAGGTGGCAAAAGCACATTTAGAGAGAGTTGTAGCTGGTATCCAAGACCAGTTTTTTGTGTTGGATCAACAGTGGCATTATACCTTTGTGAACGACCGAGTAGCGGAAGTTGTCGGCAAGGGGAAGGAAGAGTTGCTAGGTAGGAGCATTTGGGAAGTGTTTCCTGATGTCGTCGCCACTGAGTTTGATATCCAAGTTCATCGGGCGTTAGCCGAACAAACCACTGTGAGATTTGAGTACTTTTATCCAGCTTGGCGTCGCTGGTTTGAGAATCGCATCTATCCCTTTGCTGAAGGTGTAAGTGTGTTTGTGACAGAGATTAGCGATCGCAAACAAGCCGAAAACATCCTGCGGGAAAATGAAGAACGCTTCCGCAACATGGCTAATAATGCCCCCTTCATGGTCTGGGTGACAGACACCAATGGTCACTGTACCTTCCTCAGCCAAAGCTGGTATGACTTTACTGGTCAGACCGAGGACACAGGTTTAGCATTTGGCTGGTTGAATGCCGTGCATCCAGAGGATTCTGATTATACCAGAAATGTGTTTTTGTTAGCCAACGATCGCAGCGAACCGTTCTATCTAGAGTACCGCTTACGGCGTACTGACGGCGAATATCGCTATTGCATGGATGTCGGTAGCCCTTGGTTTGGGGTGGATGGTAAGTTCAAAGGTTACATCGGTTCAGTGATTGACATTTCCGAACGCAAAGCCGCAGAAGCCCAACGCGATCGCCTGCTGCAACTTGAGCAAATAGCCAGAGCCGAAGCCGAAAAAGCCAACCGCATCAAAGATGAATTTTTAGCAGTATTATCCCATGAATTGCGATCGCCTCTCAATCCCATTCTTGGTTGGGCGAAACTCTTGCAGACCCGTGAGTTTAAGCCAGAAGCAATTAAAAATGCTATTGCCACAATAGAGCGCAATGCTAAATTACAAGCTCAACTCATTGAAGATTTGCTCGATGTCTCTCGGATTTTACAAGGCAAAGTTAACCTCAACATCGCTGCTGTCAACTTAGTTTCTGTGATTTCGGCAGCATTGGAAACAGTGCATTTAGCAGCTGAAGCTAAAGATATTCAAATACAGACAATGCTCGATGCTTCTTGTGAGCCAGTTTTGGGAGATTCCGGTCGTTTACAGCAAGTGTTCTGGAATCTGTTATCGAATGCTGTCAAATTCACTCCTGAAAAAGGAAAAATACAAATTCAGCTTGAGCGCATTGATACTCAAGCTCAGATTACCATCAGCGACACAGGCAAGGGAATCAGCCCTGACTTCCTGCCTCATGTGTTTGAATATTTCTGTCAAGCTGACAGTACCACAACCCGGAAGTTTGGGGGCTTGGGCTTAGGCTTAGCAATTGTCCGTCACCTAGTAGAACTACATGGTGGCAGGGTTTGGGCAGAAAGTCCAGGTGAACAGCAGGGAGCGACTTTCACAGTCAGGCTACCATTAATCAAGAGAGAATTAACCACCACAAAAGATATAAATACTGACTTAAACACTCTTCCTACAACTGAAATCCTCACAGGCATCCACATCTTAGTCGTAGACGATGACGCAGATACCCGCGACTTCCATACATTTGTACTAGAGCAATTTGGAGCCAACGTCACCGCTGTAGCATCAGCCAAGGATGCACTGGAAGCATTAGTACAAACACAGCCAGATGTTTTACTGAGTGACATTGGGATGCCAGAGGTAGATGGTTATATGTTGATGCACCAAATCAAAGCATTACAAGCAGGGCAAGGTAAACTAATACCAGCGATCGCTTTAACAGCTTATGCCGGAGAAACCAACATTGAACAAGCTATGAAAGCCGGTTTTCAAATGCATCTGTCCAAACCCATCGAACCAGACGATTTAGTCACAGCAATTACAACCTTGATTGGTAGGAGTTAG